From Asterias rubens chromosome 3, eAstRub1.3, whole genome shotgun sequence, the proteins below share one genomic window:
- the LOC117288576 gene encoding sodium-coupled monocarboxylate transporter 1-like, protein MEQATFGSISYFQTADYALFGVMMGISLAIGLYYGLSGGRQRTSAEYILADRSMTFVPVTLSLLSSYFSGISMQGIPADVYYHGSLVIWIFVSVLIGGILALTFFMPMYYRLGLTSVYEYLGMRFNHVVKLCGVFSFLIFAFLYMGVVAYTACVAATAVTDISLEVALISVTVICAIYTVIGGIKAVLWTDSLQMCLMIATILSVIIKGSIELGVGQIWETASKGRRTNFFEFHFDLTEFYNGWGFVLGQITFVNTLVNTQYMVQRMVVCKSEAVARASIIGYLIGACIFQGLVVFAGLTIYAYYEGCDPGTLGYTTRNDQILPYFVIDVFRHSPGIPGLLLSGLFGAALSTLSSVLNATATLIGEHFVKPLVKGMKDSMYTVTLKIIVVISSCVTLGIAFLVPVLGDAIPVVLSIPGASQGTLLALFILGAFCPFCSSKGAVAGYVVGLVFGSIMSVGTIVYSKPSQNLPLSAEMCLNESFMLYNDTMVTTAVTTHDVTLWNETQIPLADTTEAGDIYRPVIFTVSKVWIGFITFATSMIVAVITTLVTGVNDTSKMDPRLVVWKINSSYQTVQEEEDTDQCSDKDNRDRQEEKFHFKSEKQQETLSGNCTLRNQQMTTV, encoded by the exons ATGGAGCAGGCAACATTTGGTAGTATTTCATACTTCCAAACAGCAGATTACGCTTTATTTGGTGTGATGATGGGGATTTCATTAGCCATCGGATTGTACTATGGTTTGAGCGGTGGGCGTCAGCGTACCTCGGCTGAATACATTTTAGCCGATCGCAGTATGACGTTCGTACCAGTCACACTGTCTCTTCTATCAAGCTATTTTTCAGGGATTTCAATGCAAGGTATACCTGCCGATGTCTACTACCATGGTTCTCTGGTTATATGGATTTTCGTTTCAGTGCTAATCGGTGGCATTCTAGCATTGACTTTTTTCATGCCGATGTATTACAGACTTGGCTTGACATCTGTATATGAG TATTTAGGTATGCGGTTCAACCACGTGGTCAAGCTTTGTGGAGTTTTTTCGTTTCTTATTTTCGCA TTTCTTTACATGGGTGTGGTGGCATATACTGCCTGCGTTGCAGCAACAGCAG TGACGGACATCAGCCTTGAAGTCGCTCTTATTTCGGTGACTGTAATCTGTGCCATTTACACAGTTATC GGAGGAATTAAGGCTGTTTTATGGACAGACAGTCTTCAGATGTGTCTGATGATTGCTACGATCCTGTCAGTCATTATCAAGGGTTCAATTGAGCTTGGAGTTGGCCAGATCTGGGAGACAGCATCTAAAGGACGACGAACAAACTTTTTCGA ATTCCATTTTGACCTAACTGAATTCTACAATGGATGGGGATTTGTACTTGGTCAGATAACGTTCGTCAATACTCTGGTCAACACACAGTATATGGTGCAGCGAATGGTTGTCTGCAAATCAGAAGCAGTTGCAAGAGC GTCAATCATTGGCTACCTTATTGGTGCGTGCATCTTCCAGGGTCTTGTAGTATTTGCAGGACTGACTATCTACGCTTACTACGAGGGATGTGACCCGGGGACGTTGGGGTATACGACTAGAAACGATCAG ATTTTAccatattttgttattgatGTGTTCCGCCACTCTCCCGGAATACCTGGTTTGCTGCTCAGTGGACTTTTTGGTGCTGCCTTGAG CACACTATCATCAGTCCTTAATGCAACTGCTACTTTGATTGGCGAGCATTTCGTGAAGCCATTGGTGAAAGGAATGAAAGACTCAATGTACACAGTGACCCTTAAAATAATAG TTGTAATCTCATCGTGTGTTACTCTGGGTATAGCGTTCCTGGTCCCCGTACTTGGAGATGCCATTCCG GTTGTGTTATCCATACCAGGAGCTTCACAGGGAACTCTCCTTGCTTTGTTTATCCTTGGTGCCTTTTGTCCCTTCTGCAGTTCAAAG GGTGCTGTTGCTGGCTATGTTGTGGGGCTGGTGTTTGGCAGTATCATGTCTGTAGGGACTATTGTTTACTCCAAACCTTCACAGAACTTGCCACTTTCAGCTGAAATGTGTCTGAATGAATCGTTCATGTTGTACAATGACACGATGGTAACTACTGCCGTAACAACTCATGATGTAACCCTATGGAATGAAACGCAGATACCACTGGCAGACACAACTGAAGCAGGAgatatttacag ACCAGTTATTTTTACCGTATCAAAGGTATGGATCGGCTTCATTACATTCGCAACTTCCATGATTGTAGCTGTAATAACTACACTCGTTACTG GGGTTAATGACACTTCCAAAATGGATCCACGACTTGTGGTGTGGAAAATCAACAGTTCATATCAGACTGTACAAGAAGAG GAAGATACTGATCAATGTTCAGATAAAGATAACAGAGACAGGCAAGAGGAgaagtttcatttcaaatctGAGAAGCAACAAGAAACCCTATCAGGGAACTGTACCCTACGGAATCAGCAGATGACCACCgtgtaa